cttactgcgtcttctgagctttacccaaagtagaaatactttgtctctaagttggttctgttctcccgctgacttgtacttcttgtcgttcaactcagcagcttcatcttgaagcaattgatataaggcttctcgatccttcttcatgctgagctagtGCTTTGCTTAGAACAACTGTGTTTTGTCTTCATGGGTTGTGTGGtattgatctgttgacttgggcttgactttcccttatgggcctttaggctttttatcttgatgtcttataaatcaaattaactcaacattgaacaaacacattagtgtgaataaatcaaagcatttaaatttaatgtgttagaatatttttatcattcacataaataattttgtcaaatcaaaatcatgtggaaaggtgtttcaaaaCTCAGTACAGTAAATAAATATTCCCAGTAGGCATTGAtgatattaattttcaaagcaGATTCACCCTTTTTCTTACCCACATTTTTCTTCATACTGTGAATAACTTCAAAAGCTATGAGAACATTGTCATGAATTGATCGGCCTTTGATGAAAGTTGATTGATTTTTAGAGTCGAGATTGGGTAATAAAGGCTTCAAGCGGTTAGACAGCACTTTAGATATAATTTTATAGACTACCTTGCAAAGCACAATTGGTCGGAGATCTCTCATAGATTTTGGCTCCTCACATTTTGGTATAAGTGAAATCAGGATGTCATTCAAACCAGAAGGAAATTTACCTTGCTCGAGCCATGAACAACTAGCTTTGAAGATATCTGAACCAAACAGAGGCCAAAATCGTTAGAAGAAGCCCGGGTTGAAGCCGTCGGGGCTCGAAGCTTTGTCCGAGTGCATCTCGAAAAAGGCTGAACGAAATTTATCCACTGTGAAAGGTTTCGTGAGCTACTCATTATCCGTGTTGGAGACTTTTGTCGTGATCAAGTCGGTAATCATATGCACCTCATTCCTGCTTCCTGCGTATAACTCATCGAAATACTATTTTGCCATTTCACAAAGATCAACCTCGGCAGTCACCCACACTCCATCATCGTGTTGTAGCTGTGTGATCTTGTTCCGTTTCCTACGCCCATTTGCCACTGAATGAAATAATTTGGTGTTACTATCTCATTCGGCGAGCCATAAGACATTGACCCTTTGCTTCCAGTGATCCTCATTCTGGAGTAACTGATCAATAAGCTTGAGACGGATCATTTCGAATTCCCGAACGGCACTGACTGACGAATCTGCCCATAATCGTTTCAATCTAATCGAGCAACTTTGGATAGTATTTCAACTTTCCTTCAACAAACCTCGACCCCATCTATCCAAGGAATCAACTAGGACACTTAGACGATCCGTAAGAGGCATGGGAGATGTGTCGGACCATCCAATTTGCACCATATCAGCAAGACCAACCTCTTGTAACCATTTATTTTCAAACATGAATCGTTGGAGAGGACGACAGCTAACATCAGGTTCCGTTTGTAAGATAATCGGGTTATGATCCGATATAGGTGCCATTGAATTTAGCACAGAGCAATTAGGAAACAGTTGTAGCCAATCATTGTTCGCAAAAGCCCGATCCAACCTCTCTTAAACTTCATTTGGTTTGCCCATATGTCGTATCCACGTGTACTGATACCGTAATAACGGAAGAGCAATGAGGCCACAATTAGAAACCGCTTCTCGGAATCTTCGGAAACACCAATCGGGATTGTCATGTGGACCTTGTTTATCCCTGGGTGATAGTAGATCGTTGAAGTCCCCAATGATAGTCTAGGGAAGAGAGGAATTTCCAGTAAGAGATTGCAACAGGTCCCAAGAGACTCGACGATGTGATCTTTCCGGGCAACCATAATCCTCCAATGACCATGTAGTGTATCTGTTACCTCCATATGACACACAAACCACCACTATGACCCAAACAATCAACCGGATAACAACCAGCAAACTTGATTTCATTTCTAAGAAATTCAATTCTTGATTTGTAAACTAAAGTTTCGAATAAAAAGATTACATCAGGTCTATGAGCTCGCACCAGCTCACAGAAAATAGGAACTGCTCTGACACTTCCCAGCCCCTGGCAGTTCCAACTCAATATCTTCATATGGATGGGCAGACCCCTCCACTTGGGCCTGTCATCGTTCCATTTTTTTGGGACCAAACTCCAATGTAGCTGTCTGAACTAATCCCTTAATATGAGTGTTTCCCGATGACGGAGAGTCACAAACCATAGCCTGAACCTGATACTGCTTATCTGGCGACTGTTTTCCTATGTCAAGGACTATTTCCGCTGCTCTGTGTTGCTTCCTCTCCTCTGGTATAGTGAGACCTTTGTCAACGTCCTCTTGAGGACCTGTAGGCAACACATTGGTCCCTGAACCCGAGGCTGCTCCTAGGTTGTGGGAAAGACATATGAGATTCGGTGCTCCCACCTCCGTTATCCCAAACCTCTCCTGCCAAGTATTTACCTCCTCCGATTCCTCACGTAGCCAGCGTTCTCCCCCTAGGATACCCATACGTCTGTTTGGAGCTCGTAGAGCAGCATCCCAGTTGCGCACAATACTCTCAATTGGTTGTTCAAAATATTGTAAGCAGTGTCTGTTTATATGGCCTATCAGTCCACAGATAAAACAAAAAGTCGGTAATTTTTCATACTGAAAAAAACAGGTTAACCAGCTGCTTCCTGCCCATCAGaccttcttctctctcttcaGTGGCTGTCTGATATCAATGCTTACGCGGATACGTAGAAAAGGTTTGTCAGCGGACCATTTGTTCATGACGTCATATGACACAAAATTGCCAAGAGCCTGTCCCACTGTCTCATTAAAAAACGAGGTTGTTAAACTATGAACCTGGACCCAAAAGTTGTTTGAATGGAGTGGTACATTATAGGGATCGACATCTGGCGGGATTGCTTGGAGAGCAAGAAGATTGTTGTCGAAAGTCCAAGGACTTCCTTCCAAAACCCATTGCTTGTTGTGTTGGTGGTAgaagttaaataaaattaattcgcCACCTAGGTCTTTCACTGTGAGTCCGAGACCTGGCCGGCAGATGCTGGCCATATGGCTTTAGAAGATGTTAAAGTTGAAGGGTCGATATGTGATTAATGATCCAACAAGGCAAAGGTCATAGTTGTCCCCTGGTAGGTCATCGTTGATGTCAGGAAACTCCAGGCCGTCATCCACAATCCTAAGTTGGCGAAGCTGGTCGTTCATGGTGAATGGCAAAAACATAGAAGCGAAGTCCAATGCAATAGGCAATGAAGAACGAAACCACGGAAATCCTAGAAAAACCCTTAACGAAGAAGGAAGGCTCCGAATAGGAGcatatttattcttttttaatataatgaaAATTTTCACTTTCAAACTCCTTCTATTTATAATAAACTATATAAATCGAGCCGGATCGGGTCAAAGATCACATGCCCAAAATATCCAACCTATAGAAACTGTAAAATCTGTTTTAACTATAaaatatgtaattattttatataatttcacACGTAAGTGAACACTCTTTTAGGTAAAGGCTATgtttactttgtgtgttttcacaattagattaattttatgctctatCATCCAATGATTATAATACACTAAGTAATGGTACTTTatcaaaaaaacaaagtaaccatagaagacaccacTCTTTTAACTTTAATcagatatttaaaactaattaattCGACATAATTTCATAAAAAGAATAAACGATCAAATTTAatgtatcaaaataaaataaaatatcctAAACTTATTCAACAAAATGATCAGgtgtttttttgaaaaaaacaaaatgcaTGCACCCATCAAACTCAAAATGGTGGAATCCGGATAAATTAACTCAACTTTACCCATCTTAATATTATGACcattaaacttcaattcttaacgataTGGTTActtaactttacactttttaataccggtaaccacttaattttaattaactcctcaaaatgattaaatattcaaaaattaaaattgttcagaatgatatttaccatgaaaccatattttttttattttccaaaattacatttttggagctttctctctctaaaaattcgcTATCTTTTCTAAcaaaacaatacctaaataacctcaaaatgaaaattttcaagaattaaaattctttaAAATACCACtatgctttggattttttatttttagatcgTCAACAATCGTTTTTAGGCGTTTAGTAGCTActgatattaaaaaatataaaattcagtgATTATACTGTTAAAatttgaagttcagtggccataatgttaaatataaaaagttcaatggccatgggtgtaatttacccgtggAATCGGAAAAAAGAAGTTGAATTCCCGGCGGAATGATGAAACTGATCACTAGCCGACAGAGAAACATAGAAGCAACACGTGTCCCTACAAGACCATAAACGTGTCGTAACTGTAATAACTCAGGCAACGTGTCACTTACTTGTCAAATCCTAAATATTCATCTTTAGTCTCAAAAATCTGCAAAAGCAAAGCCAAAAGCagctcaatatatatatatattttaaaatttcagcCAATTAAGGGGTCAGTCACTCCTTTTTCCGATTCCAATTCCGTCAGAATGGCAAGATCTCTAGAGCCACTGGTGGTCGGAAAAGTGATCGGAGATGTGCTTGATATGTATATTCCGGTCACTGAGTTTAGTGTTCATTATGGTGCGAAACAAGTCGCCAATGGCTGTGAAATCAAGCCTTCTGCTGCTGTTCAGATGCCTCATGTTCGGATTTCTGGCTCTCGTCTCACCTCTAATCTCTACACTTTggtaattaaatattttttgatCAATTTGcatgttgattttaattaattaatggttaaTTGGAATTTGATTAATGAAAGATTatgtttattttgttaatttttaggTTATGGTTGATCCTGATGCTCCCAGTCCTAGTGAACCCAAGTGGAGAGAGTGGCTTCATTGgtaattaattcaatttaactCCTAAATGGATCActcctttatttttatttgggaTAATACTCGTAACGTTTATATCTAACGGtaattttaatttacttttaatataacATTGATCGTTGCAGCAATTTTATTCTAATTAGGTCTAATTaggtttggtcaatttgagaaataaagaagtcgtaaattttatatattttatcactaatttaaaatatttgtatttttatatttttttttgaaaaaaattaaaatattttatcgaatttaaaaatattaatctttaattttatttttaaatttaaaaatatgaatttttataGGATATAAAATTGATGTGAGATaaacatttatattttataataatatcagAATATTAgaagatatatatttttatattttaaaaaaaaactaaaatattttatcgaaaTTAAAAGTATTTCggatgggtgttaaaagactttcggtggaatCTGACAATTTGGAGCCTATCAATAGGATATCGGATAGACAGGCTTTTTGTCTTAacagtcagaatctcattaaagtcatcttgaggcttcgtcctgccttcgattctcttaccttctcccatatttatagggagcaaaaccgcgtggcggatcgcttggcagctgctgggcatgggaggatgttaggtgtttctatcctttccgttcctccttcttttctgttaccttctctccttgaggataggattgtgGTCAGTCTttctagactgatcccgggttaggtttttgtttgtttgtttttttttttcttcccttcataccaaaaaaaaatattaatttttaattttatttaataaatttaaaaatataattttttatagaatATAAAATTGATGCgagataaatatttatatttaaatatatatattttataataatatttaaaattatattttatctatttttattttgttattaatttttatttttattattggtagataattttatatttattatacgAAATGACTTAATATTTGCTAtagaattttatataaattttgtgAGAAaagaattttatataaattttagtgCAATTTTGTCTTATATACAGACTGTTAGctcaaatttatcatttttgtaattaaatacagcTAATAAATTACTGACAGATTccctaaataaaaataattaagctAAGATTTTTATCATTGGATGGTTTTAATAAATTATGGAATTGGTAATATATTAATTACTGGGACTTTGTTTTAATTTGCAGGATTGTGGTAGATATACCTGAAGGATGCGACGTCACTAAAGGTTTTGTCGTTTTTCATGCTTAGttttgcgttttgtacatatatAAATAGCTCAACTTAGAAGggcatgagtgtaatttactctaGTTTTTGTTTGGTTATAGGACATGAGCTGATACCGTACATGGGACCTCAACCTCCAACCGGGATTCACCGGTATGTGTTCGCGTTATTCAAGCAGGGGAGTGGATTGATGGGAAGGAGTAGACCTCCAGATGTCCGTATCAATTTCAGCACTCGTCTTTTTGCCGCTCAGAATGGACTCGGTCTTCCGGTTGCTGCTGTGTATTTTAATTCGCACAAGGAACCGGCACTTAAAAGACGTTAGATGGAATCGGAGATTTCTATGCTGACGTGGCTCCATGTAATTTGCTGCTACTTTGCTTTTGCTTTCGGTTGTTGTAAATtacttacttttttatttttatagaaGTATGTTTTTGTAATTACAAGTGGGCATGATGTTGTACTTGTGTGTGAACGACCGGCTTTGCCAGAATAGTCCACCTGCAAGTAGATGTCCATGGGTCCGGCTGGGCTGGGTATAGCCGGACATACCGGACCTTTTTAGTCCAAGTTCATCCAGTCAATATTAATTTAGGCCGGTTCGAATTACTCGGGTTTAAAAAATCAAATGCTTAGTTCAAGTTCAGCCAATCAATATTAATTTAGGCAAAGGTTTGGGTCACGTCATGTTGAATTCATATAAATCTatctaaaatatatacataattttgcGGGTTTTAATGGATCTGGTCAAGTTGgattataataaatttttattgtccAAAATCGGTTCAAAGGATATGGGTCTGGATGGGTTGGATGGGTACCTGACCCGTGGATAGCTTTACTTGCAAGTCTAATTTTAAaccaattaaagaaaaatagaactaaaaaATCACACCAAACTAATTAACAAAATTTTACACCAGGTTCTAAGTCCAGCTACATCGGTTCTAAGCCCAACTACATTTGGTTATAAGCCCAATTTATTTTTAAGATTTGTAATTATATATGGAGGTTATATATaatagggacaattacaaaactagcactttttaaggtgttagttttcttttctaactcattttaaaaaacttaccaaaactaacacatttcattaactaaattcCAACCTTGCCCTTCTATCTAACCTTTTATAACGTTGTCTTTCCCCCCATTTTCCTCTTTTTCTCGCTCGctcgctctctctctctaaagaacaaatCAATTTATAGACAACGATctacaatcaatccaacccacagtttgtgcttcaagattttatacacaatcatgtaagtttttcatttatttacaatatttaaAGCTTCGTCCTATTCATGGTTAAGACGTAGCATTTTGTTTCTCTAAAACCCAATTTATATATTGTTGCTGTTGCTTTTCATGTTATTCCTGTTCGTGCGAATCCCTAAAAACAGTGACATTGTTGTAGGAAGATGCATTTGGTTTGTAACTTCACTCTGTGATTTTTTCCCGAAAAGGTCGATATCCGTCGATATATTATGAATATCGACGTATATCGACCTCGGTTAAATGTGATTTTCCATCCTAAATCATAATAttcaaacacaaaacacataaaatatagataagaataatatttttatattataataaagaaaaaaatacataaaacatcaaaaaacgaacaaaaacacaataaaatataaaagacaaacacaaaacacataaacaCAAGAGacacaaacacaaaacacataatAACAAAAGTatataaacattaaaaaaacaaaaaatatataaactaaACATTCAGATACTCAGGACCCAAAAGGGCGTCAGCGAAGTCCATCTTGGACTTCTCCAACTGCCTTTTGAGGCGCCTAATGGTCCTCTTCAGCCGCCTGTTTTTTTCCTTAACTGACTCTAGATGGTCAGTCATGGCTTCAGCAGCGAAAGACATGGTTCTCGACATGCCCTGCATGAATCGGATTATTTCGTCCGTGTCAGCTTCACGGAACGGATCGCTGAATGACGCTATTAGTGCTTCGAACTCAGGAagaggaggtggtggtggtggcacTTCCATTTTCTGGCTCTAGAGTGTTTAAGAGTTTACTAGAATGAATAAACTATGAACAGACAAAGCGTCTATTTATAGGAGAAAGAACCGTAAtgttcatggggaatctcaacagaCAAGACTCATATTTAATTGATAGAGTGATATTCGGTGGAGTGTGAAAGTCAAAGTGATCATTACCTTCATTTAGTAATCATTACCCGCATTTAATGCTCATTAACAGATCATTCTAGAAAAACGTCTCTTGATCTTccgtcgatatatgtcgatgtATGATCAATATCGACAGCTATCACGAGAATGCATCGTAGATATATGTCAGATATCGACGGAGGAGTTAGTCTTATGTGTCGAAATGTGCCGGTAGTGTCGATATTTATGTCGATATATGATAAATATCGACAGCTATCACGATAATGCATCATAGATATATGTCAAATATCGACGGAGGAGTTAGTCTTATGTGTCGAAATATGCCGGTAGGTGTCGATATTTATGTtgtatcgacatatatcgacgtaTCTTATAGTTTGAAATGTGTATACCATGATATGTTTCGGTAGCTTTCTTTGTTAagttacaaataatatataatttacttcTGTTTTTATGATAATGCAGAAATATGTCCACCCCGAATACTTGTCTGTGTATGCTTTCGTGggatggagaatggaaaaaagaggGGCCCATGGAATGATATACGTTGGTGGTCAATCGAAGGTGCTCCATTTTTCAACGCCAACTGAATATCAAACTTTGAGAGATAGGATTCACGCTTCGTTGAACGTTGATGCAACCTGTTTTGACATACAAATGGCAATGCACACAACATAcggtccaaataaactttttggAAGATTAGCAGACATAGTGGATGACAGTGATATTGCTGGATTCGTTGAGTTTTGTCGATGGAATAAACCCGATGTGATGCCATTATATGTTTCTATGACTCCTCGAACAAGTGTTGCGGAAGTAAGGCGACCAATTGTTGCTGAAGTA
The sequence above is drawn from the Euphorbia lathyris chromosome 6, ddEupLath1.1, whole genome shotgun sequence genome and encodes:
- the LOC136231960 gene encoding protein MOTHER of FT and TFL1-like, translating into MARSLEPLVVGKVIGDVLDMYIPVTEFSVHYGAKQVANGCEIKPSAAVQMPHVRISGSRLTSNLYTLVMVDPDAPSPSEPKWREWLHWIVVDIPEGCDVTKGHELIPYMGPQPPTGIHRYVFALFKQGSGLMGRSRPPDVRINFSTRLFAAQNGLGLPVAAVYFNSHKEPALKRR